From Pseudomonas sp. stari2:
CTGGCGGCACTGCAGGTGCCAGTCAGCGCTGCACGGCAACTGGCCTACTCGCATCTGCTGGAGCAAAAACGCAGCGCTTCACTGGCCGCCAGTCTGCCGGACTGGTTAACCGACCTGTCCGGCGCCGATCGCAGCGGGCTGAAGCTGCTGATCGAGGCGTACATCAAGGCCATGCAGCGCAGCCATCGCCTGATGGAAACGGCCCTGCCGCTGCGCGACGACTTCACCCGGCAACATTTGCACGCCCGGTTGCGCAAGGACTTTTCGCTCAAAGGGACGTTCGATGTGCAACTGGATCTACCCGACTCAGTGGCATTGGAAAAACACACGGTCGCTGCTCCCGGCGCGCCGGGTACACCACAGAAACTGCAGCTGGTGCCAAGCAAGGCGCGCAACAAGATGTCCCTCGAAGCCCTCGCCCAGCAAAATATCGACAACACGCCGTCAATGAGTCTGGACCCCCTGTTGCTGCGCCTGGGTTTCATGCAGATTGAGGTCAGCGCATCAGACGAGGCCGAGCGCCGGGCCCTGACGGTGGGCATTACCAAACCTTACTTGAGCAAGACACTGCCCGATCTGGACTTGCCCAAAGCCTACGAAGACCTGATCCGCCGGGTGTTCATTGGGTCGAACGATGACTCGCCGTTCATCAACGAACATCGCCACGAATGCCTGCTGGAACCCTGGCGATTGATGCTCAGGCTGCAAGGCGAATGCGCCCGCCTGCAAAAACAGATCACCGCGCAAGACCTGCACATCCTCGACATCGCCATCGATGCCGACACGCCCCATGCCTGGCGAGCGGGAAACAAGCACATCATTTTGCTGCCTGCCCTCCTCACCGTCGGCGGCAAGGACACACCGAATGAAGGTTCGGTGACACTGTCTGGAGTGAGCTTCATCCAGGAAACGGTCAGCGGTACGACCCTGCTGTACCTGACCGATAGCCCTGATGGGCAGTTCCTGCGCCGCTTTGACAGTCTGGAGTCGGCGCGCCAGTCGCTGTTCAATCTGTGCGTTCAGGAAAGATGGGCCAGCTATCTGGCGGGTCGTGCCTTGCTGGGCAACGTGAGGGCTCATGAACAGCGCATCGGCCAGGCCGTTTTGAAGCGTTTTGACGCCCTGATCGGGGTTGGGGAACGCTGGCCGGCATCCACCTCTTTGGCCAAACACTTGCTCAATGCTCATATGGGCCGACTGATCGAGGCCCATCGAGGCACCTCGCGCGCCAACGACGCGATGGATCTGGAGCGCTACGCCCTCAGCGGCCCGCGCACGCTCAACTACATCAAAATGGCCCTGGGTCTGCTGCCCTTTGTCGGCACCGCCATCGGCTTGTATGACGCCTGGACCAGCGCCAATCAGGCGGTGGCCGCGTTCCTGCGCGGCGCCGTGGGTGATGGATTAGCCGAAATCGAAATGTTGCTTCTGGCGCTGATCGATGCGGCGATGGACATCCTGCCCACAGTGGGCGCAGGCACAAGCGCCAGCGCCGCGAGCCGTGCCCGCACGCTGACGCGCACCCGTCAATTGCGCCAAGTGACCACCAGCGCTGCCGCGTTACAAGCGCCCAGCGCACGTCAGGCCCAACATACAGGGAAGCGTTTTGCAGGCTACGAGTACCAAAAGCCCATCTTCCTGAGCGGCATGGAGCCGGCCAGCGCCGGACTGTTTCGCAGCGTCTACCGGCATCCCGATGGCGATTTTGTTGTTCGTCAGGGACGGGTCTATCAAATCGAATTGAGCAAGGACTCAAGGGGCTGGCGCCTGAGCGGTAATACACAGAAGACCTATAAACAACCGATAGCACTGGATGAAGCCGGCCAATGGGACACCCATTTCGGGGTATACGGGACAACGTTCGACGGTGGCGGTGCAGGCGGCGGCAATGTGCTCGGGCACATGGCAGATACGCTTGATCCGGTCTGGCCCGTGAGCATTCGACAACGCCTGCCACGCTGGTGGGGTGATCGGGTTTTTCGTCGCCAGCAACAGTTGACCCAGGCAGCCGATCAGCTCGCCTGGCAAATAGACGACCGATTTGCCAAAAGTCACGCCGCCATCAATCGCTACAACAACAGCCCCGCCGACCAGCGTCCGGCCCTGAGACCCGCCGCCGAAGCAGCCTGCATCGGCGACATCGAAATGGCCAGCCGGCGTTACCAACTGCTGGTCGATCTGCTGCCCCTGACCCATGGCAACAAACGACGCAAGTTGAACGAATGCATGAGCCTGGACGCCTGGAAGGTGGCTGACCGCGTTCAACTGCGCATCCACCACACCCGACACCAGGTAGGCCCCTTGCTGGACCGGATTGACGCCCTCACCGAGCGTCTGGACGAATTGCCTGCAGAACTGCTGGCCGAGCGGGTGCCTGTGCATGCACAAGCCCGTAAGTTGCGCGTGGAAATGATGCAAAAAATCGATGAGATCGAAGGGCTGGTGCGCGATCTCAACCACTGGTTCGAACGCATCAGTCTCCCCAGAGACAAGGTGCATATGCGAGCGGAAGTCGAAGGTCTGAACAGACGTCTCAGTGAGGGCAAACTGCTCTATCTCAAGACCGGCAGCCTGCTGGAAATCGTCCAGCGCTTCGACAATCCAGGTGAAGTGTCATTGCACTTTCTGCACCACCAGGCCCAAGATTTACGCGCCAGGATGGATCGCGCCCTGTACACGCAATTCAGCCTGCCCGAGACCAGTGTTACCCGTGCCCAGCGCAATCAGATCCTGCAGGACTGCCTCGACACGTATGCGCAGTTTCGGCGAGCGATGACCGTCTGGACGGCCAGTTATTCCCAACATTTTCACATGGATGATGTCCCTCCTCTTCTGGCGAACATCGAAAAAATGGCTGACCGGGCACGCAAGACACTTGAGCTGCCGACGGTCGCCGCGCCTACGGGGCAAAGCAACAAAAAGATCTTCACCACCGAGGACAATCAATTACTGATCGGTGTCGAGCATTGGGAATCCACAACCCAGACACGCCGCTATCACTTGACCGGCAAGGGCGGTGTCAACGAGATCTGGGAACAGGGCAGCAACGGCAAGTACCACCTCTTGAGCTCACCCGCTCGACCGTCATCGCCAATGAAAGCTGACCTTGGAGCCTTGGTCACCGATGCGCGCACCCGACTGGATCGGGTGCCCGCTTATCAGGCCAAGGTGAGCGCTTACGCGAGGCAGGACATGCTTCCGGTCGATCTGGAACACATGATGGTCAGCGAGGCGGACGAACTGATTCGCCGGGCTCACGGTATCGAGCAGATCGACGCGCAGAACCCGATCATCACGCCGCTGCGCCACAAGGCTGCCGAACTCAGAATCAGCGGACGACAAATGCGCACCCGCCAGTCACTGACCAGCAAGAACCCCACCGATGGCATGCTCGACGACTTGATCGGACAGAACGCCGTAGACATCCGCAAAGCCCAGCCACTGAAAAACCTCGGCAAACGCAAGGACGGCCGCACCGATTATCTGCAGGAGTATGAAATCCGCGACCTGACGCAGGCACAGCCAACATTGCTGTGGTATGCCCACTTTCACTATTCGAAGGCAACACCCGGTTTTCGCGAATTCGAAAAGGCCCATTTAAAGCTGCCCGAACACCGGTCCATGACCCATGCCGACGATCCTTCCCTGCCCTATGCCGACATTGGCAAGCGCTCGTCGGTGCTGATCCATTTCGAGAACCTGTGAAAGCAAAAGGGGGAGCGGTTTACCCGCTCCCCCCTTGCTGTTTCGCAGAATGGCTATGCCAACTGACTGCGCAACTGTCGCGCCGCCGCCACCATGTTGACCAGCGCCGCTTCGGTCTCAGGCCAGGCGCGGGTCTTCAGGCCGCAATCGGGGTTGACCCACAGGCGCTGCGCCGGAATGCGCTTCACGGCTTTGCTCATCAACTTGACCATCTCGGCGGTGTCCGGCACTCGCGGGGAGTGGATGTCATAGACGCCCGGGCCGATGTCGTTCGGGTAATCGAACGCTTCGAAGGCTTCGAGCAACTCCATGTCCGAGCGCGATGTTTCGATGGTGATGACATCGGCGTCCATGTCGGCGATGGCCTTGATCACATCGTTGAATTCGCTGTAGCACATGTGGGTATGAATCTGGGTTTCGTCCTTGACGCCCGACGCGGTCAGGCGGAACGCTTCCACCGCCCAGTCCAGATACTCCTGCCACTGTGCACGGCGCAGCGGCAGCCCTTCGCGGAACGCGGCTTCGTCGATCTGCACGATTTTGATCCCGGCGTTTTCCAGATCCACCACTTCGTCACGCAGGGCCAGTGCCAGTTGTTGTGCCTGGACTTTGCGCGACACGTCTTCGCGGGGGAACGACCACATCAGCATGGTCACAGGGCCAGTCAGCATGCCTTTCATGACCTTGTCGGTCAGGCCCTGGGCGTAGGTGATCCAGTCCACGGTCATGGCGTTCGGACGGGACAGATCACCAAAAATCACCGCCGGTTTGACGCAACGGGAACCGTAGCTCTGGACCCAGCCGAAACGGGTGAACAGGTAACCGTCAAGCTGCTCGGCGAAGTACTCGACCATGTCGTTGCGCTCGGCTTCACCGTGCACCAGCACATCCAGCCCCAGACGTTCCTGGACTTGCACTGCATGGCGGATTTCGCTGCGCATGGCGTCGTGGTAATCGTTGGCGGACAGCTTGCCCTGCTTGAAGGCCTGACGGGCCAGGCGGATCGAACCGGTCTGCGGGAACGAACCGATGGTGGTGGTCGGAAACGCCGGCAATTTCAAACGCGCCTGTTGCGCGGCGATGCGCTTGGCGAACGGCGAGTGACGCTGGCTGTCGCTGGCATTGATCGCATCGATCCGCGCCTGCACGGCGGCCTTGTGAATACGCGGCGAACGGGCGCGACTTTCTTGAATCGCGCGGCTTTCGGCCAGTGCGTTTTGTACTTTCGGTGCTTGCGGATCGTTCAGCGCATCACGCAGCACGGAGATTTCGGCGCACTTCTGCACGGCGAATGCCAGCCAGCTTTTCAGTTCCGGGTCGAGCTTGTCTTCGCGCTCGACATCCACCGGGCTGTGCAGCAGCGAGCAAGAACTGCTGACCCACAGGTTATCGCCAAAACGCTCTTGGGCCGGTTGCAGTTGTGCCAGCGCCTGCTCCAGTTCGCAGCGCCAGACGTTGCGACCGTTGACCAGTCCCACCGAAAGAATCTTGTAGGTCGGCAGGCGATCAAGCACCTGACCCAGTTGATCCGGCGCACGTACTGCGTCGATGTGCAGACCTTGCACCGGCAGGCCGACGGCGAGGCCGAGGTTGTCTTGCAAGCCGCTGAAATAGGTCGCCACCAGTTTCTTCAACGGCGAGTACTGAAGGATGTGATAGGCGCGTTCGAAGGCGTTTTTCCAGGCCTGCGGCAGGTCGAGAGTGAGGATCGGTTCGTCGATCTGCACCCACTCCACACCCTGTGCGGCAAGACGCCCGAGGATTTCGTTGTACACCGGCAGCAAACGCTCGAGCAGGTCGAGCTTGTCGAAATCATTGCCTTTCGCTTTACCCAGCCACAGGTAAGTCAGCGGGCCGATGATCACCGGTTTGACGTTGTGACCAAGGGCCCTGGCTTCTTCGACTTCATCGAACAGCTGTTCCCAGCTCAGCTTGAACTGTTGATCGGCGGTGAACTCCGGGACCAGGTAGTGGTAGTTGGTGTCGAACCACTTGGTCAGCTCTTGTGCATATTGGGTCTTGCCGTGCTCACCGCCGCAGCAGGACGCCGTGGCGCCACGGGCCATCGCGAACAGGGTGTCGAGGGTCGGCAGGCCGCGCTCGTCACGCACAGCGTCGAAACGCTCGGGGATCACACCGAAGGTCAGCGAGTGGGTCAGCACCTGGTCGTACCAGGCAAAGTCGCCGACCGGCAGCAGGTCGATGCCGGCGTCCTTCTGCAATTGCCAGTGTCTGGCGCGCAGCTCACGGCCGACCTGATTCAGGGACGCCTGATCGAGATCGCCTTTCCAGTACGCTTCGAGGGCTTTTTTCAGTTCGCGGTCGGCGCCAATGCGCGGGAAACCCAGGGTGTGAGCCACGGCCATGTCGAGTGTTCTCCATTGCGTAAAAGATGGCGCCATTGTCGACAGCCAACCCAACATGAGACAAACTCAACCTTTTCGTGTTGATCACAAATTTTCCTCATGGAGCCTGCGGTGCTTGAGATCCGTCACCTGAAAACCCTGCACGCCCTGCGCGAAGCCGACAGCCTGGTCGATGCGGCCGACCGCCTGCACCTGACCCAGTCGGCGCTGTCCCATCAGTTCAAGGAACTGGAAGAGCGCATGGGCATGCCGTTGTTTGTGCGCAAGACCAAACCGGTGCGGTTCACCAGCGCCGGTCTGCGCCTGCTGCAACTGGCCGACGCGACCCTGCCGCTGCTGCGCGCTGCCGAGCGGGATATCGGGCGCCTGGCCGGGGGCACCGCCGGGCGTCTGCACATGGCCATCGAATGCCACAGTTGCTTTCAGTGGCTGATGCCGACCATCGACCAGTTCCGCGATGCCTGGCCGGAAGTCGAACTCGACCTCGCTTCGGGCTTCTCCTTTGCCCCGCTGCCGGCACTGGCTCGTGGCGATCTGGATCTGGTGGTAACGTCCGACCCGCTGGAAATCGCCGGCATCACCTACGTGCCGCTGTTCACCTACGAAGCCATGCTTGCGGTCGCCAATCAGCACGCATTGGCGAGCAAACCGTACATCGTTCCCGAAGACCTGCTGACGGAAACCCTGATCACTTATCCGGTTGAGCGCGATCGCCTCGACATCTTCACTCGTTTCCTCGAACCGGCGGACATCGAACCGGCGCAAGTGCGCACGTCAGAACTGACGGTGATGATGATGCAACTGGTGGCCAGCGGTCGTGGCGTGTGCGGCATGCCGCACTGGGCGCTGCATGAATACAGCTCACGGGGTTACGTGAAGGCGAAGCGGCTGGGTGAGAAAGGTCTGTTTGCGACGCTGTACGCGGCGATCCGCGCCGACATGCTGGATGCGCCGTACATGCGCGATTTCCTGCTGACGGCCAAGGACACGTCGTTCTCGACCCTTGATGGGGTCAGCGCGGTTCGTTGAGGCTGGCGTTAGGCACGAAAGGCGCGCACCACATATGGATCTTGTCGAAGTAGTCCTCGCCGACCCGTACCGCCATCGGCTCCAGGCCGAACTGGATGAAGCCGCAGCGCTGGTACAGCTTGAACGCCGCGTCATTGCCGGCGGTGACGGTCAGTTGAATGACTTTCAACGCCGGATGCTGCTGCGCTTCCCCCAGCACCGCCTCCATCAACTTCAGGCCCAGCCCGCGCTGACGAAACTCAGCCGACACATACATGCCGAATACCGTTGCCTTGTGCCGGGCCTTTTCCCGAGGCTCGAACGCCAGGCCGACGATACCCGCCAGCCGGCCTTCTTCGAACGCGCCGAACACCGCATCCAGCTTGCTGGTCAGGCGCGATTCCCACCAACTCAAGGGCATCGCCGCGCGCTCGCGCACGCTGGAGGTGAACGCCTGCGGATGCCGGTCATACGCTTCCAGCATCAATTCGCGATAGGCCAGCGCATGACTGGCGTCCAGTCGTTCGATCCACATGCTCAAGCCGACCGGCGTTGTTCAAGCATCAGCCGCACCGCCAGACCACCGAGCACAAACCCCATGAAATAACGCTGCGCCGCCAGCCACGTCGGGTTACTGGCAAACCACGAAGCGATTCCCGCTGCCGACAGGGCAATCAACAGGTTGACGCTGAAACTGACGCTGATCTGGGTCAGGCCGAGGATGATGCTCTGGCTGAATACCGAGCCGTGATCCGGCGTGATGAACTGCGGAAACACCGAGAGGTAGAACACCGCGATCTTCGGGTTCAGGGCGCTGGTGAGAAAGCCCATGGTGATGAGCCTGCGCGACGAGTCCGCCGGCAATGCCTGCACTTCGAACGGCGAACGCGCGCCGGGTTTCACCGCTTGCCAGGCCAGCCACAGCAGGTACAGCGCGCCGGCCCACTTCAACACTTCATAGGCCATCGGCACCGCAAGAAACACCGCCGTCAGACCGGCCGCCGCCGCGAACATATGCACGAAGAACCCGGCCACCACGCCGAGCAGCGACGTGACCCCGGCCTTGCGCCCCTGACAGATCGAACGGGAGATCAGGTAAATCATGTTCGGCCCCGGCGTCAGTACCATCAACAATGCGGCAGCAGCAAAAATCAGCAGGTCTGGAAGCGGGATCATGACGAAGTCCTTTGCACGAATGATCAGGCGATCGCGGTCAGCGAGGCTCGATAAAACGGCAGGATCAGGTCACGTGTCAATGGGGCGAGAACCACATCGCCGTCGGTGGCCGGGTCGATCCAGATCACCTCTTCGATCTCGGCGGCCGGGGAGACGTCGGCGTCGATGGTCAGTTGAAAGATCTCGGCCTGCACGACAAACCCTGGCTCGTTGGCGGCAGGTGCCGAGAACTGGCCGAGAAAACTCGCCTGCGCCGGATCGATCACCAGCCCCAGTTCTTCCTCCAGCTCACGGGCTAGCGCATGCACCGGCAGTTCATGGGCTTCGATCTTGCCGCCCGGTTGCATGAACGCCGCAGTGTTGCGCTTGCGCACCAGCAGGGTCTGGCCGTCGGGGTTGAGCAGCAGCGCGGCGGCAATACGAATGATGCGGGGGGAAACAGCGGATACAGAGGTCATGGGGCAGCCACCGGCCTTGGGAAAAACCGCAAGGATCCCATGCCGGCGGCGCCAGCGTCACCTCATACGGTCTCAAGACTGGGCCAGAAGCGCCGCCTCGCCCTCCTCCGGCACTTTCACGAACACCTTGTATTTGGCCCCCTCCATGGCTTCGAAACTGATCAGTTTGTCCACCAGCAGTGCACTCAGCACCTTGCCGGCATTGAGCAGCAACATGCCGTTGTCGGCATTGAGGTTGCGCGCCAGGATCATCCCCGCCGCCAGCTCCCGGGTGCCCAGCACCTTGACGCTCGGATCGGTCAGGGTGATGTCGCTGACCATCGCGCAGACCTTGATGAAATCCTCGATCAGCTCGGGATCATAGAGTCTGCCCGCGTACTGACGCAGGTACAGCAACGCTTCATCGCTATTCATTTGCCGCTCGAGAATCAGCCCGCGCTGCAACTCGACAAAATCCACCGCCAGCTTCAGCAGCCGCGAGCCCAGGGGAATGGCCTCGCCCTTGAGCCGGTCGGGGAAACCGCTGCCGTCCCAGTGTTCCTGATGGTGCAGGATCAGCCGCGCGGCATCCTTCATCGGGTCCAGGGTCATCAACAGCGATTCGCTCTGTTTCGGATAACCCCGATAGCGATCGCGGTCGGTGCTGTGCAACAGGTCCGAAGGGGTGGTCATCATGCTGTCGGTCCAGCTCAGCTTGCCGATGTTGTACAGCGCGGCGGCCATGGTCAGGTCGCGGCTGGCGGCTTCGTCCAGCCGGTGCACCTTGCAGTAGCCGCGCACCAGCTCAATGATCTGCCGGTTGGTCTGCTTGGCCGGCGGCAGGCGCAGGTTGGCGAGCAACGAAAACACTTCGGTGCCGGTCACATAGCTGTGCTTGAGCTCCTCGTAAGCCAGGTCG
This genomic window contains:
- a CDS encoding DUF6543 domain-containing protein encodes the protein MSENIFTDLLTPAPRVWPASSALPQNIDRALLGSAMERWRSASHDLRELLAGVPSIRASLTDLLERELDLGEPDTGLRFSASDQHAEQFVGFAPACAFIYQRPHLETALDRPCTVAGLGSDHALSALTPLQLLTRIQTLKPEDELNRRWDSYWSARAPGTSASRREHAGQLYRLHLEATAQVALAQRTVTADQLRPLQLLMDTSPPNPRLDDQPVHSERLDLVLENNGRAQLPDAWVISVGDRQMGRQLLYLPHQPVPLQAFAGRSDMEAWLSRQGFVPQELPTAGLRFEYSARALPLNSGMTDLLARLQQARLSALLQGSAGKSGLAEHGARSLDQAERLDRQHATAGLSAFPPASPAVIPIAHDAEQPLFGALTADIPWPVRQAALERQGDALQNWSNEAGDRERQALSDIFQRVEAAEQAADAAARALLYRERVLDTVTLNREFTALHQAHKRGLIAEAELQRTLKQLSEDQCQALMTALNTVDGNNADLCTAEISLSMHEQKDPPVTATRQTLNGPLVIAPLAALSDPTAPHSLLLYWPGSGGGLQRFDNRRELEREVFKIQQQDPVLTLQLNRITGDPLQHSLNQLIGEFEEQAGVLRQRYSAPSQSAQQTEHLETLRRRFLAALQVPVSAARQLAYSHLLEQKRSASLAASLPDWLTDLSGADRSGLKLLIEAYIKAMQRSHRLMETALPLRDDFTRQHLHARLRKDFSLKGTFDVQLDLPDSVALEKHTVAAPGAPGTPQKLQLVPSKARNKMSLEALAQQNIDNTPSMSLDPLLLRLGFMQIEVSASDEAERRALTVGITKPYLSKTLPDLDLPKAYEDLIRRVFIGSNDDSPFINEHRHECLLEPWRLMLRLQGECARLQKQITAQDLHILDIAIDADTPHAWRAGNKHIILLPALLTVGGKDTPNEGSVTLSGVSFIQETVSGTTLLYLTDSPDGQFLRRFDSLESARQSLFNLCVQERWASYLAGRALLGNVRAHEQRIGQAVLKRFDALIGVGERWPASTSLAKHLLNAHMGRLIEAHRGTSRANDAMDLERYALSGPRTLNYIKMALGLLPFVGTAIGLYDAWTSANQAVAAFLRGAVGDGLAEIEMLLLALIDAAMDILPTVGAGTSASAASRARTLTRTRQLRQVTTSAAALQAPSARQAQHTGKRFAGYEYQKPIFLSGMEPASAGLFRSVYRHPDGDFVVRQGRVYQIELSKDSRGWRLSGNTQKTYKQPIALDEAGQWDTHFGVYGTTFDGGGAGGGNVLGHMADTLDPVWPVSIRQRLPRWWGDRVFRRQQQLTQAADQLAWQIDDRFAKSHAAINRYNNSPADQRPALRPAAEAACIGDIEMASRRYQLLVDLLPLTHGNKRRKLNECMSLDAWKVADRVQLRIHHTRHQVGPLLDRIDALTERLDELPAELLAERVPVHAQARKLRVEMMQKIDEIEGLVRDLNHWFERISLPRDKVHMRAEVEGLNRRLSEGKLLYLKTGSLLEIVQRFDNPGEVSLHFLHHQAQDLRARMDRALYTQFSLPETSVTRAQRNQILQDCLDTYAQFRRAMTVWTASYSQHFHMDDVPPLLANIEKMADRARKTLELPTVAAPTGQSNKKIFTTEDNQLLIGVEHWESTTQTRRYHLTGKGGVNEIWEQGSNGKYHLLSSPARPSSPMKADLGALVTDARTRLDRVPAYQAKVSAYARQDMLPVDLEHMMVSEADELIRRAHGIEQIDAQNPIITPLRHKAAELRISGRQMRTRQSLTSKNPTDGMLDDLIGQNAVDIRKAQPLKNLGKRKDGRTDYLQEYEIRDLTQAQPTLLWYAHFHYSKATPGFREFEKAHLKLPEHRSMTHADDPSLPYADIGKRSSVLIHFENL
- the metE gene encoding 5-methyltetrahydropteroyltriglutamate--homocysteine S-methyltransferase, with the protein product MAVAHTLGFPRIGADRELKKALEAYWKGDLDQASLNQVGRELRARHWQLQKDAGIDLLPVGDFAWYDQVLTHSLTFGVIPERFDAVRDERGLPTLDTLFAMARGATASCCGGEHGKTQYAQELTKWFDTNYHYLVPEFTADQQFKLSWEQLFDEVEEARALGHNVKPVIIGPLTYLWLGKAKGNDFDKLDLLERLLPVYNEILGRLAAQGVEWVQIDEPILTLDLPQAWKNAFERAYHILQYSPLKKLVATYFSGLQDNLGLAVGLPVQGLHIDAVRAPDQLGQVLDRLPTYKILSVGLVNGRNVWRCELEQALAQLQPAQERFGDNLWVSSSCSLLHSPVDVEREDKLDPELKSWLAFAVQKCAEISVLRDALNDPQAPKVQNALAESRAIQESRARSPRIHKAAVQARIDAINASDSQRHSPFAKRIAAQQARLKLPAFPTTTIGSFPQTGSIRLARQAFKQGKLSANDYHDAMRSEIRHAVQVQERLGLDVLVHGEAERNDMVEYFAEQLDGYLFTRFGWVQSYGSRCVKPAVIFGDLSRPNAMTVDWITYAQGLTDKVMKGMLTGPVTMLMWSFPREDVSRKVQAQQLALALRDEVVDLENAGIKIVQIDEAAFREGLPLRRAQWQEYLDWAVEAFRLTASGVKDETQIHTHMCYSEFNDVIKAIADMDADVITIETSRSDMELLEAFEAFDYPNDIGPGVYDIHSPRVPDTAEMVKLMSKAVKRIPAQRLWVNPDCGLKTRAWPETEAALVNMVAAARQLRSQLA
- the metR gene encoding transcriptional regulator MetR — protein: MLEIRHLKTLHALREADSLVDAADRLHLTQSALSHQFKELEERMGMPLFVRKTKPVRFTSAGLRLLQLADATLPLLRAAERDIGRLAGGTAGRLHMAIECHSCFQWLMPTIDQFRDAWPEVELDLASGFSFAPLPALARGDLDLVVTSDPLEIAGITYVPLFTYEAMLAVANQHALASKPYIVPEDLLTETLITYPVERDRLDIFTRFLEPADIEPAQVRTSELTVMMMQLVASGRGVCGMPHWALHEYSSRGYVKAKRLGEKGLFATLYAAIRADMLDAPYMRDFLLTAKDTSFSTLDGVSAVR
- a CDS encoding N-acetyltransferase family protein codes for the protein MWIERLDASHALAYRELMLEAYDRHPQAFTSSVRERAAMPLSWWESRLTSKLDAVFGAFEEGRLAGIVGLAFEPREKARHKATVFGMYVSAEFRQRGLGLKLMEAVLGEAQQHPALKVIQLTVTAGNDAAFKLYQRCGFIQFGLEPMAVRVGEDYFDKIHMWCAPFVPNASLNEPR
- a CDS encoding LysE family translocator gives rise to the protein MIPLPDLLIFAAAALLMVLTPGPNMIYLISRSICQGRKAGVTSLLGVVAGFFVHMFAAAAGLTAVFLAVPMAYEVLKWAGALYLLWLAWQAVKPGARSPFEVQALPADSSRRLITMGFLTSALNPKIAVFYLSVFPQFITPDHGSVFSQSIILGLTQISVSFSVNLLIALSAAGIASWFASNPTWLAAQRYFMGFVLGGLAVRLMLEQRRSA
- a CDS encoding NUDIX domain-containing protein; protein product: MTSVSAVSPRIIRIAAALLLNPDGQTLLVRKRNTAAFMQPGGKIEAHELPVHALARELEEELGLVIDPAQASFLGQFSAPAANEPGFVVQAEIFQLTIDADVSPAAEIEEVIWIDPATDGDVVLAPLTRDLILPFYRASLTAIA
- a CDS encoding HD domain-containing phosphohydrolase; this encodes MEEQSAPTSAHRPAVLLVDDEESILNSLRRLLRGQPYDVLLATSGAQALEVMAQRPVDLVMSDARMPSMDGATLLASVRQLYPATTRIMLTGYADPSAIIKAINEGQIDRYISKPWNDEEMLLILRQALEHQHLARERERLEQLTRVQNDQLKLLNSTLEKHVSARTAELQQTADMLDLAYEELKHSYVTGTEVFSLLANLRLPPAKQTNRQIIELVRGYCKVHRLDEAASRDLTMAAALYNIGKLSWTDSMMTTPSDLLHSTDRDRYRGYPKQSESLLMTLDPMKDAARLILHHQEHWDGSGFPDRLKGEAIPLGSRLLKLAVDFVELQRGLILERQMNSDEALLYLRQYAGRLYDPELIEDFIKVCAMVSDITLTDPSVKVLGTRELAAGMILARNLNADNGMLLLNAGKVLSALLVDKLISFEAMEGAKYKVFVKVPEEGEAALLAQS